Proteins encoded within one genomic window of Gasterosteus aculeatus chromosome 18, fGasAcu3.hap1.1, whole genome shotgun sequence:
- the fez2b gene encoding fasciculation and elongation protein zeta-2 isoform X3 → MAAPLAHFDEDWQDFNEFQPPAASDDQLNCNAGEPSSGLDDFSDLDHSFSGEICSFKSMEDLVQDFDEKLTVCFRNYNTATENIAPVKPITEEDYLKDDHVWNALTDNYGNVMAVDWKTSHTRSLHLPTLNISEHEKSDQQSLDLSDDEELRDQMDMHSIIVSCISDEPLFTAEQVIEEIEEMMQESPDPEDDDSPSHSDLSMLSQDLPGLKRSGSNTSYEDRLRQLSVSELTETLDGVETAICRYSEELIQALALRDELDYEKEVKNSFISLLIDVQNRQKEHRELLRKRKKVRSTSSTRPNGQRTGSTHVPGTYLTTVIPYEKKTGYPAVEDLQILTKILHAMRDDSEKVPALLTDYILKVLCPT, encoded by the exons ATGGCGGCGCCGTTAGCCCACTTCGACGAGGACTGGCAGGATTTCAACGAGTTCCAGCCGCCCGCGGCGTCGGACGACCAGCTGAACTGTAATGCGGGGGAACCGTCGTCGGGCCTGGACGATTTCTCGGACCTGGACCACAGTTTCTCCGGGGAGATCTGCAGCTTCAAGTCGATGGAGGACCTCGTCCAGGACTTCGACGAGAAGCTGACCGTGTGTTTCCGAAACTACAACACGGCGACGGAAAACATCGCGCCCGTCAAACCGATCACGGAGGAAGACTACCTGAAAGACGACCA CGTGTGGAACGCGCTGACGGACAACTATGGCAACGTGATGGCTGTGGACTGGAAGACGTCGCACACTCGCTCCCTGCACCTGCCCACCCTCAACATCTCCGAGCACGAG AAGTCAGACCAGCAGTCTCTGGATCTGTCCGACGACGAGGAGCTCAGGGACCAGATGGATATGCACTCCATCATCGTGTCGTGCATCAGCGACGAGCCGCTCTTCACAGCCGAACAG GTGATCGAGGAGATCGAGGAGATGATGCAGGAGTCTCCAGACCCGGAGGACGACGATAGCCCCTCCCACTCCGACCTGTCCATGCTGTCTCAAGACCTCCCGGGCCTGAAGCGCTCGGGCTCCAACACCAGCTACGAGGACC GCCTCCGTCAGCTGTCCGTGTCTGAGCTGACGGAGACGTTGGACGGGGTGGAGACGGCCATTTGCCGCTACAGCGAGGAGCTGATCCAGGCTCTGGCCCTGCGCGACGAGCTGGACTACGAGAAGGAg GTGAAGAACAGCTTCATCTCGCTGCTGATCGACGTGCAGAACCGACAGAAGGAGCACCGCGAGCTGCTGCGCAAGAGGAAGAAGGTCCGAAGTACGAGCAGCACCAGGCCCAACGGCCAGAGGACGGGCAGCACGCACGTCCCGGGCACG TACCTGACCACAGTAATCCCGTACGAGAAGAAAACTGGCTACCCAGCAGTGGAAGACCTCCAGATCCTCACAAAGA TCCTCCACGCCATGAGGGACGACAGCGAGAAGGTCCCTGCGCTGCTGACTGACTACATTCTGAAAG TACTTTGTCCGACGTGA
- the fez2b gene encoding fasciculation and elongation protein zeta-2 isoform X4: MAAPLAHFDEDWQDFNEFQPPAASDDQLNCNAGEPSSGLDDFSDLDHSFSGEICSFKSMEDLVQDFDEKLTVCFRNYNTATENIAPVKPITEEDYLKDDHVWNALTDNYGNVMAVDWKTSHTRSLHLPTLNISEHEKSDQQSLDLSDDEELRDQMDMHSIIVSCISDEPLFTAEQVIEEIEEMMQESPDPEDDDSPSHSDLSMLSQDLPGLKRSGSNTSYEDRLRQLSVSELTETLDGVETAICRYSEELIQALALRDELDYEKEVKNSFISLLIDVQNRQKEHRELLRKRKKVRSTSSTRPNGQRTGSTHVPGTYLTTVIPYEKKTGYPAVEDLQILTKILHAMRDDSEKVPALLTDYILKALV, encoded by the exons ATGGCGGCGCCGTTAGCCCACTTCGACGAGGACTGGCAGGATTTCAACGAGTTCCAGCCGCCCGCGGCGTCGGACGACCAGCTGAACTGTAATGCGGGGGAACCGTCGTCGGGCCTGGACGATTTCTCGGACCTGGACCACAGTTTCTCCGGGGAGATCTGCAGCTTCAAGTCGATGGAGGACCTCGTCCAGGACTTCGACGAGAAGCTGACCGTGTGTTTCCGAAACTACAACACGGCGACGGAAAACATCGCGCCCGTCAAACCGATCACGGAGGAAGACTACCTGAAAGACGACCA CGTGTGGAACGCGCTGACGGACAACTATGGCAACGTGATGGCTGTGGACTGGAAGACGTCGCACACTCGCTCCCTGCACCTGCCCACCCTCAACATCTCCGAGCACGAG AAGTCAGACCAGCAGTCTCTGGATCTGTCCGACGACGAGGAGCTCAGGGACCAGATGGATATGCACTCCATCATCGTGTCGTGCATCAGCGACGAGCCGCTCTTCACAGCCGAACAG GTGATCGAGGAGATCGAGGAGATGATGCAGGAGTCTCCAGACCCGGAGGACGACGATAGCCCCTCCCACTCCGACCTGTCCATGCTGTCTCAAGACCTCCCGGGCCTGAAGCGCTCGGGCTCCAACACCAGCTACGAGGACC GCCTCCGTCAGCTGTCCGTGTCTGAGCTGACGGAGACGTTGGACGGGGTGGAGACGGCCATTTGCCGCTACAGCGAGGAGCTGATCCAGGCTCTGGCCCTGCGCGACGAGCTGGACTACGAGAAGGAg GTGAAGAACAGCTTCATCTCGCTGCTGATCGACGTGCAGAACCGACAGAAGGAGCACCGCGAGCTGCTGCGCAAGAGGAAGAAGGTCCGAAGTACGAGCAGCACCAGGCCCAACGGCCAGAGGACGGGCAGCACGCACGTCCCGGGCACG TACCTGACCACAGTAATCCCGTACGAGAAGAAAACTGGCTACCCAGCAGTGGAAGACCTCCAGATCCTCACAAAGA TCCTCCACGCCATGAGGGACGACAGCGAGAAGGTCCCTGCGCTGCTGACTGACTACATTCTGAAAG CTCTGGTGTGA
- the fez2b gene encoding fasciculation and elongation protein zeta-2 isoform X2, which yields MAAPLAHFDEDWQDFNEFQPPAASDDQLNCNAGEPSSGLDDFSDLDHSFSGEICSFKSMEDLVQDFDEKLTVCFRNYNTATENIAPVKPITEEDYLKDDHVWNALTDNYGNVMAVDWKTSHTRSLHLPTLNISEHEKSDQQSLDLSDDEELRDQMDMHSIIVSCISDEPLFTAEQVIEEIEEMMQESPDPEDDDSPSHSDLSMLSQDLPGLKRSGSNTSYEDRLRQLSVSELTETLDGVETAICRYSEELIQALALRDELDYEKEVKNSFISLLIDVQNRQKEHRELLRKRKKVRSTSSTRPNGQRTGSTHVPGTLLTLEGLSNVIQNGLRQTFGHPAGDKQYLTTVIPYEKKTGYPAVEDLQILTKILHAMRDDSEKVPALLTDYILKALV from the exons ATGGCGGCGCCGTTAGCCCACTTCGACGAGGACTGGCAGGATTTCAACGAGTTCCAGCCGCCCGCGGCGTCGGACGACCAGCTGAACTGTAATGCGGGGGAACCGTCGTCGGGCCTGGACGATTTCTCGGACCTGGACCACAGTTTCTCCGGGGAGATCTGCAGCTTCAAGTCGATGGAGGACCTCGTCCAGGACTTCGACGAGAAGCTGACCGTGTGTTTCCGAAACTACAACACGGCGACGGAAAACATCGCGCCCGTCAAACCGATCACGGAGGAAGACTACCTGAAAGACGACCA CGTGTGGAACGCGCTGACGGACAACTATGGCAACGTGATGGCTGTGGACTGGAAGACGTCGCACACTCGCTCCCTGCACCTGCCCACCCTCAACATCTCCGAGCACGAG AAGTCAGACCAGCAGTCTCTGGATCTGTCCGACGACGAGGAGCTCAGGGACCAGATGGATATGCACTCCATCATCGTGTCGTGCATCAGCGACGAGCCGCTCTTCACAGCCGAACAG GTGATCGAGGAGATCGAGGAGATGATGCAGGAGTCTCCAGACCCGGAGGACGACGATAGCCCCTCCCACTCCGACCTGTCCATGCTGTCTCAAGACCTCCCGGGCCTGAAGCGCTCGGGCTCCAACACCAGCTACGAGGACC GCCTCCGTCAGCTGTCCGTGTCTGAGCTGACGGAGACGTTGGACGGGGTGGAGACGGCCATTTGCCGCTACAGCGAGGAGCTGATCCAGGCTCTGGCCCTGCGCGACGAGCTGGACTACGAGAAGGAg GTGAAGAACAGCTTCATCTCGCTGCTGATCGACGTGCAGAACCGACAGAAGGAGCACCGCGAGCTGCTGCGCAAGAGGAAGAAGGTCCGAAGTACGAGCAGCACCAGGCCCAACGGCCAGAGGACGGGCAGCACGCACGTCCCGGGCACG CTCCTCACTCTGGAGGGACTCTCCAATGTCATTCAAAATGGCCTCCGTCAAACGTTTGGCCACCCAGCAGGGGACAAGCAG TACCTGACCACAGTAATCCCGTACGAGAAGAAAACTGGCTACCCAGCAGTGGAAGACCTCCAGATCCTCACAAAGA TCCTCCACGCCATGAGGGACGACAGCGAGAAGGTCCCTGCGCTGCTGACTGACTACATTCTGAAAG CTCTGGTGTGA
- the fez2b gene encoding fasciculation and elongation protein zeta-2 isoform X1 produces the protein MAAPLAHFDEDWQDFNEFQPPAASDDQLNCNAGEPSSGLDDFSDLDHSFSGEICSFKSMEDLVQDFDEKLTVCFRNYNTATENIAPVKPITEEDYLKDDHVWNALTDNYGNVMAVDWKTSHTRSLHLPTLNISEHEKSDQQSLDLSDDEELRDQMDMHSIIVSCISDEPLFTAEQVIEEIEEMMQESPDPEDDDSPSHSDLSMLSQDLPGLKRSGSNTSYEDRLRQLSVSELTETLDGVETAICRYSEELIQALALRDELDYEKEVKNSFISLLIDVQNRQKEHRELLRKRKKVRSTSSTRPNGQRTGSTHVPGTLLTLEGLSNVIQNGLRQTFGHPAGDKQYLTTVIPYEKKTGYPAVEDLQILTKILHAMRDDSEKVPALLTDYILKVLCPT, from the exons ATGGCGGCGCCGTTAGCCCACTTCGACGAGGACTGGCAGGATTTCAACGAGTTCCAGCCGCCCGCGGCGTCGGACGACCAGCTGAACTGTAATGCGGGGGAACCGTCGTCGGGCCTGGACGATTTCTCGGACCTGGACCACAGTTTCTCCGGGGAGATCTGCAGCTTCAAGTCGATGGAGGACCTCGTCCAGGACTTCGACGAGAAGCTGACCGTGTGTTTCCGAAACTACAACACGGCGACGGAAAACATCGCGCCCGTCAAACCGATCACGGAGGAAGACTACCTGAAAGACGACCA CGTGTGGAACGCGCTGACGGACAACTATGGCAACGTGATGGCTGTGGACTGGAAGACGTCGCACACTCGCTCCCTGCACCTGCCCACCCTCAACATCTCCGAGCACGAG AAGTCAGACCAGCAGTCTCTGGATCTGTCCGACGACGAGGAGCTCAGGGACCAGATGGATATGCACTCCATCATCGTGTCGTGCATCAGCGACGAGCCGCTCTTCACAGCCGAACAG GTGATCGAGGAGATCGAGGAGATGATGCAGGAGTCTCCAGACCCGGAGGACGACGATAGCCCCTCCCACTCCGACCTGTCCATGCTGTCTCAAGACCTCCCGGGCCTGAAGCGCTCGGGCTCCAACACCAGCTACGAGGACC GCCTCCGTCAGCTGTCCGTGTCTGAGCTGACGGAGACGTTGGACGGGGTGGAGACGGCCATTTGCCGCTACAGCGAGGAGCTGATCCAGGCTCTGGCCCTGCGCGACGAGCTGGACTACGAGAAGGAg GTGAAGAACAGCTTCATCTCGCTGCTGATCGACGTGCAGAACCGACAGAAGGAGCACCGCGAGCTGCTGCGCAAGAGGAAGAAGGTCCGAAGTACGAGCAGCACCAGGCCCAACGGCCAGAGGACGGGCAGCACGCACGTCCCGGGCACG CTCCTCACTCTGGAGGGACTCTCCAATGTCATTCAAAATGGCCTCCGTCAAACGTTTGGCCACCCAGCAGGGGACAAGCAG TACCTGACCACAGTAATCCCGTACGAGAAGAAAACTGGCTACCCAGCAGTGGAAGACCTCCAGATCCTCACAAAGA TCCTCCACGCCATGAGGGACGACAGCGAGAAGGTCCCTGCGCTGCTGACTGACTACATTCTGAAAG TACTTTGTCCGACGTGA